One genomic region from Prevotella sp. Rep29 encodes:
- a CDS encoding rhodanese-like domain-containing protein, whose product MNQILDSTAYTTFDTQAFQRLLAADVAALIDVRTEAEFDEGHLPKARLVNVMDDKFIETIKQLYGKGRPLAVYCRSGRRSAQAAKLLSEEGYHVYNLNGGFLQWEKDGREIVQ is encoded by the coding sequence ATCAATCAGATACTCGACAGCACAGCATACACCACTTTCGACACGCAAGCGTTCCAACGGCTGTTGGCAGCAGATGTGGCTGCATTGATTGACGTGCGCACTGAAGCTGAATTTGATGAAGGCCATCTGCCCAAGGCACGACTCGTCAACGTGATGGATGACAAGTTTATTGAGACAATAAAGCAGCTCTACGGGAAAGGGCGTCCGTTGGCGGTGTACTGCCGGAGCGGAAGACGCAGTGCACAAGCAGCCAAACTTCTTTCAGAAGAAGGCTATCATGTTTACAACCTGAACGGCGGATTCTTGCAATGGGAAAAAGACGGCAGGGAAATCGTACAGTAA
- a CDS encoding riboflavin synthase encodes MFSGIVEEMATVVAIERTGGNVDFTLNCSFVDELKIDQSVSHNGVCLTVVKIVDNTYTVTAMRETLERSNLGQLEVGSRVNVERSMLMNGRLDGHIVQGHVDCTALCTDMTDADGSTYFTFKYETSREMVGRGYFTVDKGSVTVNGVSLTVCNPTEDTFQVAIIPYTMEHTNFCDIRLGTAVNLEFDILGKYIARLSTLSKD; translated from the coding sequence ATGTTTTCGGGAATTGTTGAAGAAATGGCTACCGTCGTGGCAATTGAGCGCACCGGCGGGAATGTGGATTTCACGCTAAACTGCTCGTTCGTTGACGAACTGAAGATAGACCAGAGCGTGTCGCACAACGGCGTCTGCCTGACTGTAGTGAAAATCGTGGACAACACATATACAGTCACTGCCATGCGGGAGACGCTCGAACGTTCCAACCTGGGACAGCTCGAAGTGGGCAGCCGCGTGAATGTGGAACGGTCGATGCTGATGAACGGCAGGCTGGACGGGCATATCGTGCAGGGACATGTGGACTGTACGGCACTTTGCACGGATATGACCGATGCCGATGGCAGCACCTACTTCACGTTTAAGTATGAAACGAGCCGAGAGATGGTCGGGCGCGGTTATTTCACGGTGGATAAAGGCAGCGTGACGGTGAACGGCGTGTCACTGACGGTATGCAATCCGACGGAAGACACGTTCCAGGTTGCCATCATTCCCTACACGATGGAGCACACCAACTTCTGTGACATTCGGCTCGGAACGGCAGTGAATCTGGAGTTCGACATCCTGGGCAAGTATATTGCACGGCTCTCTACCCTATCCAAGGATTGA
- a CDS encoding YiiX/YebB-like N1pC/P60 family cysteine hydrolase, translating into MKWIIIFLCSIFSCYSFAQQPDRICDVSLLKDGDLLFEVSPSDNAITDVTQGFDRMKIDHVAIYWNKHVIEATRVKGVAISSLEQFIERNTQDSGEVRVLVGRITSDYHLRKTIKRAKRFLGLPYDSLFLPDNNAIYCSELVQKSYVDKKNRLIFSPIPMSFHDASGNVTDYWKTFYRRFNMDVPEGEPGTNPGELSRRENVKIVYRFF; encoded by the coding sequence ATGAAATGGATTATTATTTTTCTGTGTTCCATCTTTAGTTGTTACTCGTTTGCGCAACAGCCGGACAGAATCTGCGATGTCTCACTTCTGAAAGATGGCGACTTGCTGTTTGAAGTGTCTCCGTCAGACAATGCCATCACGGATGTTACGCAAGGATTTGACAGAATGAAAATCGACCACGTGGCGATTTATTGGAATAAACATGTGATTGAAGCAACAAGAGTGAAAGGCGTGGCTATTAGTAGTTTAGAACAATTCATCGAACGCAATACACAGGACAGTGGAGAGGTGCGGGTGCTCGTCGGTCGCATCACTTCCGACTATCATTTGCGGAAGACCATAAAGAGGGCGAAAAGGTTTCTCGGACTCCCCTACGACTCGCTCTTCCTGCCCGACAACAACGCAATTTATTGCAGCGAACTGGTCCAAAAAAGCTATGTTGACAAGAAGAACAGACTGATATTCTCGCCCATCCCCATGTCTTTTCATGATGCGTCCGGCAATGTGACAGATTACTGGAAAACATTCTACCGCCGTTTCAACATGGATGTGCCGGAAGGAGAACCCGGCACCAACCCCGGAGAGCTGTCCAGACGAGAAAACGTAAAGATTGTATATCGCTTCTTCTGA
- a CDS encoding DUF3943 domain-containing protein: MKRLFIIWGSLILLGNPICLARVIIQEGDTITYVHCESNSNITDYIEEERNDFNKKYTNILLSSPFDSLVFIQPVKQRPWLAAAETVGFHFGLLAFDRFVLDGAYAHVTMKTIRRNLKMNKWYWDSDLMRTNLFNHPYHGMLNYNAARSNGMNFWQSSLYATAGSLLWELIGEMELPSVNDFLSTTFGGIAIGEVSQRLSDLVIDDTQTGGNRIVSELAGAAINPMRGLTRLLTGEAWRRNTRRTTFVPTKFEMAVNTGFRHLSVSGKEQGNLNTAYLDIDINYGDAVVEERRNKPFEHFVLSLGFAPGRHQQLLNHLKLRGRLFALPLLTDSWKVECGFYQHFTYLYSDGVNGGEVPYKLSEAGCLGPGIVCEREHDENGYFRQELYVNGIILGGVMSDYSGNLIDRNYNIGSGFSLKSYTNFGIYDWLHAGVELSYFRLFTWLDFRDINTNKDPVDWSTQGDASVAGLWLFSPHIEIRIHKNLGLRMSGNYYNRHTRYRYQQNCHSHTWEWRLGVNYTIK, from the coding sequence ATGAAAAGATTATTCATTATTTGGGGAAGTTTGATACTTTTAGGTAATCCTATCTGCCTCGCAAGAGTCATAATACAAGAGGGAGACACTATCACATACGTACACTGTGAATCAAACTCTAATATTACTGACTACATCGAAGAAGAAAGAAATGACTTCAATAAAAAATATACGAACATACTTCTGTCGTCTCCATTTGATTCCCTGGTTTTTATACAACCAGTGAAACAGCGACCATGGCTGGCTGCTGCAGAGACTGTAGGCTTCCATTTTGGATTATTGGCATTTGACCGTTTCGTCTTAGATGGTGCATATGCACATGTTACCATGAAAACAATTAGGCGTAACCTTAAAATGAACAAATGGTATTGGGATAGTGACCTAATGCGTACTAATCTCTTCAATCATCCCTACCATGGAATGCTAAATTATAATGCTGCACGTTCCAATGGTATGAATTTCTGGCAATCATCTCTATATGCTACCGCAGGAAGCTTACTGTGGGAACTGATTGGTGAGATGGAATTACCATCCGTCAACGATTTTCTTTCAACCACATTTGGCGGTATTGCAATAGGTGAAGTGTCCCAAAGATTAAGTGATTTAGTAATTGACGACACTCAAACAGGAGGGAATCGCATTGTGAGTGAATTAGCAGGAGCTGCCATCAATCCTATGCGTGGACTTACTCGCCTACTAACAGGTGAAGCTTGGCGCCGAAACACTCGCCGTACAACTTTTGTTCCTACAAAATTTGAAATGGCTGTCAATACAGGTTTTCGCCACTTATCCGTATCTGGAAAAGAACAGGGAAACTTGAACACTGCATATTTAGACATTGATATCAACTATGGAGATGCTGTTGTTGAAGAGAGGCGAAATAAACCTTTTGAGCATTTTGTCCTTTCATTAGGTTTTGCACCAGGAAGACATCAACAACTCCTGAACCATCTCAAGTTGCGTGGACGACTTTTTGCACTACCTTTATTGACAGATTCATGGAAAGTAGAATGTGGTTTTTATCAACACTTTACATATCTTTATAGTGACGGTGTCAATGGTGGCGAGGTACCATATAAACTATCTGAAGCTGGATGTCTCGGACCTGGTATAGTTTGTGAACGAGAACATGATGAAAACGGTTATTTCCGCCAAGAATTATATGTGAATGGTATTATTTTGGGCGGTGTGATGAGTGATTATTCCGGCAATTTAATTGATCGCAACTATAATATTGGCAGTGGCTTTTCACTGAAATCCTATACTAATTTTGGAATCTACGATTGGCTTCATGCAGGAGTTGAGTTGTCGTATTTCCGCCTTTTTACATGGCTTGATTTCCGTGATATTAACACGAACAAAGATCCTGTTGACTGGAGTACTCAGGGGGATGCAAGTGTGGCAGGGTTATGGTTATTCTCACCACACATTGAAATTCGAATACATAAAAATCTAGGACTTCGCATGTCTGGTAACTATTACAACCGGCATACGCGTTATCGCTATCAACAAAACTGCCATTCCCACACATGGGAATGGCGTTTAGGAGTGAATTACACCATCAAATAA
- a CDS encoding TonB-dependent siderophore receptor — MYKSKYNMRECPVRFKCFQRKGYSLFNCLGREVLIGALSVATLTHASASGMSTMQLKSDTVRQATWEISLEDIDVKGSRAPLSTGQAARIVTVLDREQINCAPVQSVNDLLKYVSGIDVRQRGAIGSQTDISIRGGTQEQIAIFLNGINICDPQTGHNAFDLPVDLSEIERIEVLEGPAGRVYGASSLLGAINVVTRMPEKGSVDLHAEGGSYGYLSAGGRINLTADAKWNNQFSGNVTRSDGYSRSKAGSLNADYAGGKLFYQGRYDAGRMRLNWHAGMSVKGFGANTFYSARFDEQYEKTTKLYTALKGEFDWGRFHVQPSVYWNRNHDRFELIRGSEDNVPFNYHRTDVLGAHLNAYFDWQFGRTAVGAEFRNEDIVSGNMGEPLDKPVHIHGTGRDYLFGLNRSNISFSAEHNLLLRSFTLSAGFVLVKNTWNKMPFTFYPGIDASVRIEDNWKLYASYNTSLRMPSFTELYYSVGGHKADKYLKAEELNAYEAGVKYLSPFLTASASLFHHRCRNMIDWVMDTSADDPVWESVNYTKVNTVGFETTFHFDFRHILSGRAVLRNLTVAYTYLNEDKDDVRENVKTQSTLEYLRHKLVANVSLNPFRSFTVEVNYRFQDRAGTYTDVNGVVQEYKGYSVVDCRMAWEKPTYSFFIEANNLFGAKYVDYGNVPQPGAWFIAGVKYRFDL, encoded by the coding sequence ATGTATAAGTCGAAGTACAACATGCGCGAGTGCCCTGTTAGGTTCAAGTGCTTTCAGCGCAAGGGCTATTCGCTGTTCAACTGCTTGGGACGTGAGGTGCTGATTGGTGCACTCAGTGTCGCAACGCTGACTCATGCCTCGGCAAGCGGAATGAGCACGATGCAGTTGAAGAGCGATACCGTTCGCCAAGCCACTTGGGAAATCAGCCTTGAGGATATTGACGTGAAGGGCTCGCGTGCTCCGCTGTCCACAGGACAGGCGGCGCGCATCGTAACTGTGCTGGACAGGGAACAGATTAACTGTGCCCCAGTGCAAAGTGTTAATGATTTGCTGAAATATGTGTCAGGAATAGATGTCCGTCAGAGAGGTGCTATCGGCTCTCAGACGGACATCAGCATTCGTGGAGGTACGCAGGAGCAGATAGCTATTTTTCTCAATGGCATCAATATCTGCGATCCGCAGACGGGACACAACGCTTTCGACCTGCCCGTTGATTTGAGCGAGATAGAGCGGATTGAGGTCTTGGAAGGACCGGCTGGCAGGGTTTATGGCGCTTCGTCGCTGCTCGGAGCCATCAATGTGGTGACGAGGATGCCGGAGAAGGGGAGTGTGGATTTGCATGCGGAGGGTGGCAGTTACGGCTACTTGTCGGCAGGCGGCCGCATCAATCTGACCGCGGACGCCAAGTGGAACAATCAGTTCAGCGGAAACGTGACGCGCAGCGACGGTTATAGCCGTTCGAAAGCCGGAAGCCTGAATGCTGACTATGCGGGCGGAAAGCTGTTTTATCAGGGGCGTTACGATGCTGGTCGGATGCGGCTGAACTGGCATGCCGGCATGAGCGTGAAAGGTTTCGGAGCCAACACGTTCTACAGTGCCCGCTTCGATGAGCAATATGAAAAGACCACCAAACTCTATACGGCGCTGAAGGGTGAGTTTGATTGGGGGAGGTTCCATGTGCAGCCGTCGGTATATTGGAACAGGAACCACGACCGCTTTGAGTTGATACGAGGCTCTGAAGATAACGTCCCGTTCAATTATCACCGCACGGACGTGCTGGGTGCCCATCTGAACGCCTATTTCGACTGGCAATTCGGGCGCACGGCTGTCGGTGCGGAGTTTCGGAACGAAGACATTGTGAGCGGAAACATGGGCGAACCGCTCGACAAGCCGGTTCACATTCATGGCACCGGGCGCGACTATCTCTTCGGACTGAACCGCTCGAACATCAGTTTCAGTGCCGAGCACAACCTGCTGCTACGCTCTTTCACGTTGTCGGCAGGGTTTGTGTTGGTGAAGAACACATGGAACAAGATGCCCTTCACGTTCTATCCAGGCATCGATGCCTCCGTACGGATTGAGGACAACTGGAAGCTGTATGCCTCCTACAACACCTCGCTCCGCATGCCGTCGTTCACGGAACTCTACTACAGCGTGGGCGGACATAAGGCGGATAAATATCTGAAGGCGGAAGAACTGAATGCCTACGAGGCGGGCGTGAAGTATCTCTCGCCCTTCCTGACGGCATCAGCCAGCCTCTTCCATCACCGTTGCAGGAACATGATTGACTGGGTGATGGACACGTCTGCCGACGACCCTGTGTGGGAGAGCGTCAACTATACGAAAGTGAACACGGTGGGATTCGAGACGACGTTTCATTTCGATTTCCGCCATATCCTTTCCGGACGGGCGGTGCTGAGAAACCTGACCGTTGCCTATACCTACCTGAATGAGGACAAAGACGATGTGCGGGAGAATGTGAAGACGCAATCAACGCTCGAGTATCTGCGCCACAAACTGGTGGCAAACGTCAGCCTGAACCCCTTCAGGTCGTTCACCGTCGAAGTGAACTACCGCTTTCAGGACCGTGCCGGAACCTATACCGATGTCAATGGCGTGGTGCAGGAATACAAGGGCTATTCGGTGGTCGATTGCCGGATGGCGTGGGAGAAGCCGACCTACAGTTTCTTCATAGAGGCGAACAACCTCTTTGGTGCGAAGTATGTGGACTACGGGAATGTGCCCCAGCCGGGTGCATGGTTCATTGCCGGCGTGAAATATCGCTTTGACTTATAG